One region of Culex pipiens pallens isolate TS chromosome 2, TS_CPP_V2, whole genome shotgun sequence genomic DNA includes:
- the LOC120418725 gene encoding cysteine protease ATG4B, translated as MDYMLDAYVGYDIGSVAEPDDIPRTDDTVWILGKQYRAIEDLDQIRRDVQSRLWCTYRRGFVPIGGSQHTSDKGWGCMLRCGQMVLAQALLQLHLGRDWEWTAETRDETYLRIVNRFEDNKAAPFSLHQIALTGESSEEKRVGEWFGPNTVAQVLKKLVKFDDWCSVVVHVALDSTLATDEVVELCEDKSDAGTSWKPLLLIIPLRLGLSEINPIYVAGLKKCFELAGNCGMIGGRPNQALYFIGYVGDEALFLDPHTVQRSGSIGDKTALDEREMDESFHQRYARRINFKAMDPSLALCFLCATRTDFDDLLARFAEDLNGGSCQGLFEVTKTRQAPWTPTTASSTSSRKNSEPNETFNEISATEIVNEEFEEVESRPLDESDEEFEIIA; from the exons ATGGATTACATGTTGGATGCGTACGTGGGCTACGACATCGGTTCCGTGGCCGAACCCGACGACATCCCGCGGACCGATGACACCGTGTGGATCCTTGGCAAGCAGTACCGAGCGATTGAAG ACCTCGACCAAATCCGCCGCGACGTTCAGAGCCGGCTGTGGTGCACCTACCGGCGCGGTTTCGTCCCCATCGGCGGCTCGCAGCACACCAGCGACAAGGGCTGGGGCTGCATGCTGCGCTGTGGCCAGATGGTTCTCGCACAGGCCCTGCTCCAGCTGCACCTGGGCCGAGACTGGGAGTGGACGGCGGAGACGCGGGACGAAACGTACCTGCGGATCGTGAACCGCTTCGAGGACAACAAGGCGGCACCCTTTTCGCTGCACCAGATCGCCCTAACGGGGGAGTCGTCCGAGGAGAAGCGGGTCGGCGAGTGGTTCGGACCGAACACGGTGGCACAAGTGCTCAA gaAACTAGTAAAATTTGACGACTGGTGCAGCGTCGTAGTCCACGTGGCCTTAGACAGCACGCTGGCCACGGATGAAGTTG tgGAACTGTGCGAGGACAAATCCGACGCGGGAACCAGCTGGAAGCCCCTGCTGCTCATAATCCCGCTCCGGTTGGGCCTCAGCGAAATCAACCCAATCTACGTGGCAGGCCTTAAGAAGTGCTTCGAGCTGGCCGGAAACTGCGGCATGATCGGAGGGCGCCCTAATCAAGCCCTCTACTTCATCGGGTACGTCGGCGACGAGGCGCTCTTCCTGGATCCGCACACCGTGCAACGATCCGGCAGCATCGGGGACAAAACCGCCCTCGACGAGCGGGAAATGGACGAGTCCTTCCACCAGCGGTACGCCCGGCGGATCAACTTCAAGGCGATGGACCCGTCGTTGGCGCTGTGCTTTCTGTGCGCGACCCGGACAGATTTCGACGACCTGCTGGCGAGGTTCGCCGAGGACCTGAACGGCGGCAGCTGCCAGGGCCTGTTCGAGGTGACCAAGACGCGGCAAGCGCCGTGGACGCCGACGACGGCCTCGTCCACGTCCTCGCGGAAAAACAGCGAACCAAACGAAACCTTCAATGAAATCTCCGCCACGGAAATCGTGAATGAGG AatttgaagaggtggaaagcaGACCGCTGGACGAGTCGGATGAAGAGTTCGAGATCATCGCGTAA
- the LOC120418694 gene encoding uncharacterized protein LOC120418694, protein MVQYASLYDDQYRYRAERPYNHDKWKFLRRWDKLNGMTWIEASKGAVPPGAVVAGHQDGHTLYVGRAECMSSVAIGVVNPHRKACYVPWGGKSHKRETYEVLCTPGQFVPIDCCTTLLKGTPGGISEQGEPLYIGRTSHQGALIGGKIQRSYFFCYLPYKNREVERLVFESEIYIKSS, encoded by the exons ATGGTCCAGTACG CTTCGCTGTACGACGACCAGTACCGGTACCGGGCGGAACGACCCTACAACCACGACAAATGGAAGTTCCTCCGGCGCTGGGACAAACTGAACGGGATGACGTGGATCGAGGCCTCGAAGGGAGCGGTTCCGCCGGGGGCGGTCGTCGCCGGCCACCAGGACGGCCACACGCTGTACGTGGGCCGGGCCGAGTGTATGAGCTCGGTGGCCATCGGAGTGGTCAACCCGCACAGAAAGGCTTGCTACGTGCCCTGGGGCGGCAAGTCCCACAAGCGGGAAACGTACGAAGTCCTGTGCACACCGGGCCAGTTTGTCCCGATCGATTGCTGCACGACACTGCTCAAGGGAACGCCCGGTGGGATTTCGGAGCAGGGCGAACCGCTTTACATTGGCCGCACAAGCCATCAGGGAGCCCTGATTGGGGGCAAAATTCAGAGGTCCTACTTTTTCTGCTATCTGCCGTACAAGAACAGGGAAGTGGAGCGGCTTGTGTTTGAGAGTGAGATCTACATCAAATCAAGCTAA
- the LOC120418693 gene encoding uncharacterized protein LOC120418693, translated as MVNTISPPVLYQVQFLAGLGHIGADVPLDRTARQRILQRRDHNSGLRWIWASDGEVPPNAVKTGEGCYLGRAFHVGSVTPGRVDPEKKACCIPWGGDEHLKKVYEVLCTEGEFVRVTPDSTEGLLRATTAGISEQGEPLFIGRVWCDGGWVSGKVQRSHGVCYIGYRGKEMAYPEYEVFVGVGEPLQDEHFWVNNVLSMPQDASEFESCHVGRARHRNSLLPGTVDLVKLQCHVTWGSEAHSKSRFQYLYNCRGRFVPTKDDHIPVGAVQGGFSDFGEPLFIGRVQVGMKMLVGKVQPSHKVCYVPMFGGELKYSEYEILVLDL; from the exons ATGGTTAACACAA TTTCCCCACCGGTGCTGTACCAGGTGCAATTCCTGGCCGGCCTCGGTCACATCGGTGCGGATGTACCGCTGGACCGGACGGCACGTCAACGCATACTTCAGCGACGCGATCACAACTCGGGCCTGCGATGGATCTGGGCAAGTGACGGTGAAGTTCCACCGAATGCCGTCAAGACCGGCGAGGGTTGCTATCTGGGACGGGCGTTTCACGTGGGTTCCGTGACACCGGGCCGGGTGGACCCGGAGAAGAAGGCTTGCTGTATTCCGTGGGGTGGCGATGAACATCTGAAGAAGGTCTACGAGGTGCTGTGTACGGAGGGGGAGTTTGTTCGGGTTACGCCGGACAGTACGGAGGGATTGCTGAGGGCGACCACGGCCGGGATTTCGGAGCAAGGGGAGCCGCTGTTTATTGGCCGGGTGTGGTGCGATGGGGGGTGGGTGAGCGGAAAGGTTCAGCGGTCCCATGGAGTGTGCTACATTGGGTACAGAGGAAAAGAGATGGCATATCCGGAGTACGAGGTGTTTGTAGGGGTTGGCGAACCACTTCAGGATGAACACTTTTGGGTGAACAACGTGCTGAGCATGCCCCAGGATGCGTCCGAGTTCGAGTCGTGTCACGTTGGTCGAGCTCGACATAGGAATTCGTTGCTTCCGGGAACGGTGGACCTTGTTAAGCTGCAATGCCACGTAACGTGGGGCTCGGAAGCGCACAGCAAGTCCCGGTTCCAGTATCTGTACAACTGTCGGGGTAGATTCGTACCGACCAAGGATGACCACATCCCGGTGGGTGCCGTTCAGGGTGGATTCTCCGACTTTGGTGAACCACTGTTCATCGGTCGGGTTCAGGTTGGGATGAAGATGCTCGTTGGGAAGGTGCAACCATCGCACAAGGTGTGCTACGTTCCCATGTTTGGTGGAGAACTGAAGTATAGCGAGTACGAGATACTGGTTTTGGActtataa
- the LOC120418713 gene encoding uncharacterized protein LOC120418713 isoform X1, whose translation MVNLVSASPNNNVEQNWGWHGLWVPDDEPHLNRQTRLQVLIRRDRQFGLRWVWASNGQVPANALRTTGPTGSRTYIGRAHFQGSVTPGMIVPDRKACCIAWGGNEHLIKIYEVLCSEGSFVQVTQTDADALLRATSGGISESGEPIFIGRAKYKGNWIAGKVQRSHGSLGMCYIPYGGKEVARPEYQVFIAVPPEPGTVGHYWRSTEEFSIPADATIGGSNEHGPLYIGHASHRGSCTPGQISRVTNRCHIAWGGSEHRKPTFEFLCNCRGRFVASQEGQVPVGAILGGWSEYEGEPLFVGRVQVKGHWLVGKVQPSHKVCYIPINGKEVAHKHYEIFVQDGI comes from the exons ATGGTTAATCTTG TTTCCGCCTCGCCGAATAACAACGTTGAACAGAACTGGGGCTGGCACGGCCTGTGGGTTCCAGACGATGAACCGCACTTGAACCGGCAGACGCGATTGCAGGTTCTAATTCGCCGCGACCGCCAGTTTGGTCTCCGTTGGGTTTGGGCTAGCAACGGGCAGGTTCCGGCAAATGCCTTACGCACAACCGGCCCTACCGGTAGTCGGACGTACATCGGTCGCGCTCACTTCCAGGGATCGGTGACGCCTGGGATGATTGTCCCCGATCGGAAGGCCTGTTGCATAGCTTGGGGAGGTAACGAGCATTTGATTAAGATCTACGAGGTGCTGTGCTCGGAGGGTAGTTTTGTCCAGGTAACTCAGACCGATGCGGATGCCCTGCTGAGGGCCACTTCCGGAGGAATCTCCGAAAGTGGCGAGCCGATTTTCATCGGACGGGCCAAGTACAAGGGCAACTGGATAGCCGGTAAGGTTCAGCGATCCCACGGATCTCTGGGAATGTGTTACATCCCGTACGGAGGCAAGGAGGTGGCCCGTCCCGAGTACCAAGTATTCATAGCGGTTCCGCCGGAACCCGGAACCGTCGGCCACTACTGGCGGTCAACGGAAGAGTTCAGCATTCCCGCAGACGCCACCATCGGAGGCTCGAACGAGCACGGTCCGCTCTACATTGGCCACGCGAGCCATCGAGGTTCGTGCACACCCGGTCAAATCAGCCGGGTCACGAATCGGTGTCACATTGCCTGGGGCGGAAGTGAACATCGTAAGCCGACGTTCGAATTTCTGTGCAACTGTCGGGGCAGGTTTGTGGCGTCCCAGGAGGGCCAGGTGCCGGTCGGGGCGATTCTCGGCGGTTGGTCCGAGTACGAAGGCGAACCGCTGTTCGTCGGACGCGTTCAGGTTAAGGGACATTGGCTCGTGGGGAAGGTTCAACCCTCGCACAAGGTGTGCTACATTCCGATCAACGGGAAAGAAGTGGCACACAAGCATTACGAGATATTTGTGCAAGATGGAATCTAG
- the LOC120418713 gene encoding uncharacterized protein LOC120418713 isoform X2 has protein sequence MVNLVSASPNNNVEQNWGWHGLWVPDDEPHLNRQTRLQVLIRRDRQFGLRWVWASNGQVPANALRTTGPTGSRTYIGRAHFQGSVTPGMIVPDRKACCIAWGGNEHLIKIYEVLCSEGSFVQVTQTDADALLRATSGGISESGEPIFIGRAKYKGNWIAGKVQRSHGSLGMCYIPYGGKEVARPEYQVFIAVPPEPGTVGHYWRSTEEFSIPADATIGGSNEHGPLYIGHASHRGSCTPGQISRVTNRCHIAWGGSEHRKPTFEFLCNCRGRFVASQEGQVPVGAILGGWSEYEGEPLFVGRVQVKGHWLVGKVQPSHKVCYIPINGKEVAHKHYEIFVQDGI, from the coding sequence TTTCCGCCTCGCCGAATAACAACGTTGAACAGAACTGGGGCTGGCACGGCCTGTGGGTTCCAGACGATGAACCGCACTTGAACCGGCAGACGCGATTGCAGGTTCTAATTCGCCGCGACCGCCAGTTTGGTCTCCGTTGGGTTTGGGCTAGCAACGGGCAGGTTCCGGCAAATGCCTTACGCACAACCGGCCCTACCGGTAGTCGGACGTACATCGGTCGCGCTCACTTCCAGGGATCGGTGACGCCTGGGATGATTGTCCCCGATCGGAAGGCCTGTTGCATAGCTTGGGGAGGTAACGAGCATTTGATTAAGATCTACGAGGTGCTGTGCTCGGAGGGTAGTTTTGTCCAGGTAACTCAGACCGATGCGGATGCCCTGCTGAGGGCCACTTCCGGAGGAATCTCCGAAAGTGGCGAGCCGATTTTCATCGGACGGGCCAAGTACAAGGGCAACTGGATAGCCGGTAAGGTTCAGCGATCCCACGGATCTCTGGGAATGTGTTACATCCCGTACGGAGGCAAGGAGGTGGCCCGTCCCGAGTACCAAGTATTCATAGCGGTTCCGCCGGAACCCGGAACCGTCGGCCACTACTGGCGGTCAACGGAAGAGTTCAGCATTCCCGCAGACGCCACCATCGGAGGCTCGAACGAGCACGGTCCGCTCTACATTGGCCACGCGAGCCATCGAGGTTCGTGCACACCCGGTCAAATCAGCCGGGTCACGAATCGGTGTCACATTGCCTGGGGCGGAAGTGAACATCGTAAGCCGACGTTCGAATTTCTGTGCAACTGTCGGGGCAGGTTTGTGGCGTCCCAGGAGGGCCAGGTGCCGGTCGGGGCGATTCTCGGCGGTTGGTCCGAGTACGAAGGCGAACCGCTGTTCGTCGGACGCGTTCAGGTTAAGGGACATTGGCTCGTGGGGAAGGTTCAACCCTCGCACAAGGTGTGCTACATTCCGATCAACGGGAAAGAAGTGGCACACAAGCATTACGAGATATTTGTGCAAGATGGAATCTAG
- the LOC120418715 gene encoding uncharacterized protein LOC120418715 has protein sequence MSNIEIETEDKLEYQFHPATNGVVNFKVRANNDAHLALTSGPAESDPMLEIFIGGWKNTKSVIRKNRTKPDVCEVDTPDILNAGEFRGFWVKWQDDVITVGMEGAAAAFLSYENTSEPFPINYFGVCTGWGASGSWIIEQNAPAPSAPAALVSSGGAACWVPAANGEVPPNAVVGGADGEDMYIARSQHEGAIIPGKLVASHGCAYVAWGGVENPKQEYEVLCDGNGTFVNTSGGEIPPNAIPAGESEDGEPLFIGRVNHEGTVTVGKVQQSHGVCYIPYGGQELAFADYEIYVSQ, from the coding sequence AAATCGAAACCGAGGACAAGCTGGAGTACCAGTTCCACCCGGCGACGAACGGCGTGGTCAACTTCAAGGTCCGTGCCAACAACGATGCCCATCTGGCGCTGACCAGCGGTCCCGCCGAGTCGGACCCCATGCTGGAGATCTTCATCGGGGGCTGGAAGAACACCAAGTCGGTCATCCGCAAGAACCGCACCAAGCCGGACGTTTGCGAGGTCGACACGCCCGACATCCTGAACGCGGGCGAGTTCCGTGGATTCTGGGTCAAGTGGCAGGATGACGTGATCACCGTTGGAATGGAAGGAGCCGCCGCGGCATTCCTGTCCTACGAGAACACCTCCGAGCCGTTCCCGATCAACTACTTTGGAGTTTGCACCGGCTGGGGAGCGTCCGGCTCGTGGATCATCGAGCAGAACGCACCGGCTCCGTCCGCTCCGGCTGCTCTTGTGTCCAGCGGAGGTGCCGCCTGTTGGGTCCCGGCCGCCAACGGAGAAGTTCCTCCGAACGCCGTTGTCGGAGGAGCCGACGGTGAAGACATGTACATTGCACGGTCCCAGCACGAGGGTGCCATCATTCCTGGAAAGCTGGTGGCCTCGCACGGATGCGCTTATGTCGCCTGGGGTGGAGTCGAGAACCCGAAGCAGGAGTACGAAGTTCTGTGCGACGGAAACGGAACGTTCGTGAACACCAGTGGTGGCGAAATTCCACCGAATGCCATCCCTGCTGGAGAGTCCGAGGACGGCGAGCCGCTGTTCATCGGACGGGTTAACCACGAGGGCACGGTGACCGTGGGCAAGGTTCAGCAGTCCCACGGCGTTTGCTACATTCCATACGGCGGCCAGGAGTTGGCGTTTGCCGATTATGAAATCTATGTCAGCCAGTAA